The following proteins are co-located in the Ammospiza caudacuta isolate bAmmCau1 chromosome 32, bAmmCau1.pri, whole genome shotgun sequence genome:
- the LOC131570000 gene encoding pecanex-like protein 3, which yields MAGEAVLQVLRQGVWASLTGGCFLEPQLGAFANCVRLYVWLFLLGLPLGLYSALPPSRAVPALYCALVAAFFGAVKAVTFRLHARLDRDRDRDRGDPRGDPEGGAAALLPPRERDGSPPPPGGALELSVLRWPRATPPQLCGFNQLSELLPHLDTATTGAGELQGILTAADRDWLRSGGGVPRGGPQ from the exons ATGGCGGGCGAGGCGGTGCTGCAGGTGCTCCGGCAGGGCGTGTGGGCCTCGCTGACCGGCGGCTGCTTCCTGGAGCCGCAGCTCGGAGCGTTCGCCAACTGCGTGCGGCTCTACGtgtggctgttcctgctggggctgccgcTGGGGCTGTACTCG GCGCTGCCCCCGTCCCGGGCCGTGCCCGCCCTGTACTGTGCCCTGGTGGCCGCGTTCTTCGGGGCCGTCAAGGCCGTCACGTTCCGCCTGCACGCCCGCCTcgaccgggaccgggaccgggaccggggaGACCCCCGGGGGGACCCCGAggggggggcggcggcgctgcTGCCCCCCCGGGAGCGGGACGGGAGCCCCCC CCCCCCCGGGGGGGCTCTGGAGCTCTCGGTGCTGCGGTGGCCGCGCGCGACCCCCCCCCAGCTCTGCGGCTTCAACCAACTCTCG gagctgctgccacacctGGACACGGCCACCACCGGGGCTGGGG agctccagggcaTCCTCACGGCCGCCGACCGCGACTGGCTCCGCtcgggggggggggtcccaagGGGGGGTCCCCAataa